TCCGTCGCCCCAACGGAAGGAGGCTTCCCATCCTTTCACGATGCCGCCCACGAGGAGGTTGGGCCGCATGGCCGCGGACTCCAGGAGCCATCCCGCGAGGGCCGTGGTCGTCGTCTTGCCGTGGGTGCCGGCCACAACGAGGCTCTTCCTGCCCTCCACCGCGAAGCGCCGAACGGCCTCCGCCATGGAGCAGTAGGGAACGCCGTCGGCGAGGGCCGCCTGAGCCTCGGGGTTGTCCGCGTGGATGCTGTTTCCGATGACCAGGAGGTCCGGACGGAGCCGTTGAAGGTGCCCCGGATCGTACCCCGCTTCCACGGGGATGCCGTACCGCGCGATGGCCTCCGACATGGGCGGGTACAGGACCGTGTCGCACCCGGTAACGTCATGGCCCTGCGCCTTGAGGAGTCCGGCCAGGGCCCCCATTCCCGTTCCTCCCACGGCCATCATGTGGATCCGCATGGCGCCCCCTGGAAAGTAGACTACCACAAGAGAGCGGGGCCTCCTGTTGTATTCGGGCCTCCGCCCTGATACCTTGGCCCGCGGAGGTCCTATGAGCGGGGCGGCACGCATCGCGCGGGAGTGCGGCATCGTGGGGGCCGGCGGAGCCGGCTTTCCGACGCACGTCAAACTGCAGGCGAGGGCCGACACCTTCGCCGTGAACGCCGCCGAGTGCGAACCGCTCCTGTACAAAGACCAGGAGATCCTCGAAAACTTCCTGGAGCCTTTCGCGGAGGGCCTCGTGCGTTGCGGCGAGGCGGTTGGCGCCAGGCGGCTCCTCGTGGGGATCAAGGACAAGCATCCCAGGCTGATCGAGCGTCTGAGGGACGAACTGCCCCGCTCGGTGGAGGTCCTCACGCTCCGGGACACGTACCCATCGGGAGACGAGCACATCCTCGTGTGGGAAACGACGCGCCGCGCCATCCCGAAGGGAGGCCTCCCTCTGGACGTGGGGGTCGTGGTCCAGAACGTGGAGACGGTCCTCAACGTGGGTCTGGCGAAGCCCGTCACGGAGAAGTTCGTCACCATCTCGGGCGCCGTGCCGGAGGTCCTCACGTTGAGGGTCCCCCTCGGGACTTCCCTTCGAGATGTCCTCTCGGCGGCGGGCGCGCCCGTCTCCGGAATGGGCTACGTGGTCAACGGCGCCATGATGGGGACCGTGGCCGAGGACCTCGACGAACCCGTGACCAAGACCACCTCGGGGATTCTCGTCCTGCCCCTCGACCACTCGGTTCTGGCCCGCAAGAAGCGGACGCCGCTCCAGGTCCACAAGATCGCCGCGACCTGCGACCAATGCATGCGATGCTCGGACCTTTGCCCCCGGGACCTTCTGGGTCACTTCGTCAAGCCGCACAAGGCCATGATCTCCATCGGCTTCGCTCCTGACCAGGCGGTCGCCTGGCAGGAAACGGCCCTCTACTGCTGCGAATGCGCCCTCTGTTCCCTCTACGCGTGTCCCGAGGACCTGGACCCCTTCCGCGTCATGGTGGAAAGCAAACGCGCGCTCCTGGCGAGGGGAGTTCGCCCCAGCAAGGAGGAGGTCGCGCCCTCCCCCCTCTTCGAGTACCGCCGGACGCCCACCCGGCTGCTCATGCGCCGCCTGGACCTTCTCCGGTTCGAAGCGCCCCACCGTTTCGATGCCCGGCCCATCCCGGCGCGGATCCTTCGGCTTCCGCTCAAGCAGCACGCCGGAGCGCCCTCCGCCCCAACGGTTCAATCGGGCGACAGGGTCCAGGCGGGCCAGGTGGTTGCGGAGATACCCGATCGCGCCCTGGGAGCCAGGATCTTCGCACCCAAATCGGGCCGCGTCCTCGTGGACGAGAGCGCGGTGACCGTGGAGGTCTCATGAGTCCAAAGATCAGCCAGATCCGGTCGGGCGCCACGCGCCCCACCGCCTCGTCTTCGGCCCCCCCGATCGGCGCCGCCCCGGGGAGCGGGGCCCGCGACGCCATCGGGCTCCTCGAGCTGACCTCCGTCGCCAAGGGCGTGGAGGCCACCGACGTCATGCTGAAGGCGGCCGACGTCGAACTCCTGGGAAGCCGGTCGATCTGCTCGGGCAAGTACATGATCCTCGTACGGGGAGACGTGGCCGCCTGCACCTCCGCCGTGCGGGCCGGGGAGGACCTGGCGTTGGAGACGGTGGCCGACTCCATCGTCATCCCCAACCTTCACGAGCAGGTGTTCCCGGCCCTATCCCAGTCCTGTGAGGTGGAGGAAGTGGAGGCTCTGGGCATCCTGGAGGCCTTCAACGTGGCCACCCTCATCGAGGGGGCCGACGCCGCCGTCAAGGCGGCGGAGGTCCACCTGCTGGAAATCCGCATCGCCATGGCCCTGGGTGGAAAGGCCTTTTGCATCCTCACGGGCAGCGTGGCCGCGGTCCGCGCAGCCGTGGAGGCGGGAAAGAGCCTGATCGGAGAGAAGGGCCTCCTGACCAACTGGGCCGTGATTCCGGCTCCGAAGAAGGAACTCGTTCGCGAAATTCTGGGCGGCCGGCTCATCTGACCCGGCACCCCTGGGGGAATGCGCCATGGCTATCGAGAGTCCCATGTCCCTGAACGGCTCCCTTCGGTCTCCCCTCCTCGCGAGTCTTACCTGGATGTCCATGCTGATCTTCGGTTCCGCCATGGGCCAGGGCGCGCCCCCGCCCGCCCCTTCCCAGCCGACCCCGGCGGCCGCCCCGTCTCCGCCCTCGAACCAGATCACGGGCGTCATCACGGAGAGCGGATTCACGCGGCTCGCCATCGCCGTTCCGCCCTGCCGCACCGATTCCCAGAACGCCGCCGCAGGCCAGGAGGTCCTTTCGGTCGTTTCCGCGGACCTCGACTTCTCCGGCTATTTCAGGCTCGTGGATCCTGCCCTCTTTGCCGGCTTGAGCCTCCAGGACGCCAAGGTGGACTTCGACGCCTGGAAAGCCATGAACGCGGATTACCTCCTCCTCACGTCCCTGTTCTCTTCCGACGGCCAGCTGAGCCTCGAGGGAAGGCTCTTCGACGTGAAGCGCTCGGAGATGGTCACCGGAAAACGGATCAAGGGCCCCAAGGCCGACGCCCGCGTGCTTGGACACAACCTTTCCTCGGTGATCTTGGACTACCTCTTCGGCGCGGGAATGTTCCCGACCAGCCAGATCCTCTTCACCTCCCATCTGGGAGCCACCGAGGACATCTTTCTCTGCGACTACGACGGGAAAGGGCTGGTCCGCCTCACCGCCCTGGGCCAGTTGAACGTCACGCCCGACGTGAGCCCAAAGGGCGACCGGATGGTCTTCACGTCCATCCTGAAGGACCGGCAGGAGCTCTTTCTCCTGGACCGCCAGGGACGCCGGGTCAAACTCTACGGCGAAGGCGAGGGCCTCAACTCCAACCCGCGCTTTTCCAGGGACGGGAAACTCATCGCATTCTGCTCCTCCCGGTCGGGCAACCCGGACATCTGGGTCCTTGGACTGGATGGAAAGAACCCCACGCGGCTGACCTTTTCCTGGGCCATCGACACGGCGCCCTCGTGGTCTCCCAACGACCAGCAGATCGCCTTCACGTCGGACCGGTCCGGATCGCCCCAGATCTACGTGATGGACCGGGACGGAGCCAACGTGAAGAGGATCAGTCCCGAGGGGGGAGGCCGCTGCGACCAGCCCGCGTGGTCGCCCCGGGGGGATAAGATCGCCTTCAGTTCCTTCCGAAACGGCCATTTCGACATCGCCGTGAAGGACCTCAACTCCGGCGAGGTGTCCTTCCTGACGGACGGGCCCGGCAACAACGAGGCCCCCTCCTGGTCCCCGGACGGACGCTACATCGCCTTCGCGAGCAATCGCACCGGCTCCTACCAGATCTACATCATGCGATGGGATGGGACGGGGGTCACCCGGATCACCAGCCAGCCCGACTGTTACGGCCCCTGCTGGTTCCGGGGCTAGGGCCCCGGGCGGTGCTCGCCCATGCTTCGTGAACTCCGCCTGAAGGATTTCGCTCTCGTCGAGGACCTTCACCTGGATTTCGAGGAGGGTCTCACCCTTTTGACGGGCGAGACCGGCGCCGGAAAATCCATCCTCGTGGAGGCGCTCGGCCAGGCGGCGGGCGAAAGAGCGGAACTCGAGATGATCCGCCATGGGGCCCGGGAAGCCTGGGTGGAGGCTCGTTTCGTCCCCTCCGGTGGCCCCGCCCTGGCCGTTCGTGCCCTCCTCAATGGATGGGGGCTCCCTTCCGAGGAGGACGTCGTGATCCGACGCCGGATCGCGCGGGAAGGCCGAAGCACGGCGTGGGTGAACGGGGCCGTTGCCTCCGTGGGCCAGCTTCGGGAACTCGGCTCCCATCTGCTGGAGATCCACGGACAGAACCAGGGACACCGCCTGGCCGACGAGGCCCGCCAGAGGGAGCTCCTGGACTCCCTGCCCGAGGTGCGCGTTCGGGCGACGGACACGCGGTCCGCCTACGCCCGCCTCGCCTCCGCCATGGAGCGTCTCGCGGCCCTTCGGCGGACCCAGTCCGAGAGGTCCGCCCGACTGGAGGCCCTTCGCCGCGAGCGGGAGGAGATTGAGCGGGCGGACCCCCGGGAGGGCGAGGAGGAGGAGCTCCGGGCCGAGAAGGAGCGCCTCCAACACGCCGAAGAGATTTCCGGCGCCGCGTCCTCCGTCGCCTCCCTCCTGGGGCCGGGCGAGACATCGGCGGCCGGAGCCCTGAAGGAGGCGGCCCGCCACCTGAAGCGGCTCTCCGAGGTGGATCCCGCCTGGAGCCCCTATCTCAAGGACCTCCAGACGGCGACGGGGGTCCTGTCCACCATCGCGACGGAAGCCGAGCGCACCGCGTCCACCGTTCAGAGCGACCCGGAAAGGCTGGACCGGATCCAGGCTCGGCTGGCGGACCTCGACCGCATCAAGCGCCGCTACGGTCCCTCGGTGGCAGAGGTCTTGTCCCGCCTCGAGCAGGTCCGCAGGGAAGAAGACCTTCTCTCCGGCGGGGCCGGCACCGTGGAGGGCGCTTCGGCGGCCCTCGAGGAAGCCTTTGGAGTGTACGCCCGCGCGTCGCAGGCTCTGAGCCGGGCCAGGGGGGAGGCCGCCTCCGCGTTTGCGCGCCGCGTTGAAGCGGCCTTGCGCCCGCTGGCCATGGAGAAGGCCCGATTCGAAGTGGAGGTGGAGAGCCGGCCGCTCCGGAACCCGGAGGATGCATCGCCCGCGGGGCAGGATGAGGTGCGGTTCC
This Acidobacteriota bacterium DNA region includes the following protein-coding sequences:
- the recN gene encoding DNA repair protein RecN, translated to MLRELRLKDFALVEDLHLDFEEGLTLLTGETGAGKSILVEALGQAAGERAELEMIRHGAREAWVEARFVPSGGPALAVRALLNGWGLPSEEDVVIRRRIAREGRSTAWVNGAVASVGQLRELGSHLLEIHGQNQGHRLADEARQRELLDSLPEVRVRATDTRSAYARLASAMERLAALRRTQSERSARLEALRREREEIERADPREGEEEELRAEKERLQHAEEISGAASSVASLLGPGETSAAGALKEAARHLKRLSEVDPAWSPYLKDLQTATGVLSTIATEAERTASTVQSDPERLDRIQARLADLDRIKRRYGPSVAEVLSRLEQVRREEDLLSGGAGTVEGASAALEEAFGVYARASQALSRARGEAASAFARRVEAALRPLAMEKARFEVEVESRPLRNPEDASPAGQDEVRFLFSANPGEPLRPLSKVASGGELSRTLLAIASLATGEGPRAAVFDEVDAGIGGRPAEHVGRRLRDLSSTRQVLCITHLPQIAAFARRHIRVEKTQSEGRTVVRARVLSEEERPGELARMLAGERVPETALRHARELLKGARLPTADGP
- a CDS encoding BMC domain-containing protein, encoding MSPKISQIRSGATRPTASSSAPPIGAAPGSGARDAIGLLELTSVAKGVEATDVMLKAADVELLGSRSICSGKYMILVRGDVAACTSAVRAGEDLALETVADSIVIPNLHEQVFPALSQSCEVEEVEALGILEAFNVATLIEGADAAVKAAEVHLLEIRIAMALGGKAFCILTGSVAAVRAAVEAGKSLIGEKGLLTNWAVIPAPKKELVREILGGRLI
- a CDS encoding 4Fe-4S dicluster domain-containing protein; protein product: MSGAARIARECGIVGAGGAGFPTHVKLQARADTFAVNAAECEPLLYKDQEILENFLEPFAEGLVRCGEAVGARRLLVGIKDKHPRLIERLRDELPRSVEVLTLRDTYPSGDEHILVWETTRRAIPKGGLPLDVGVVVQNVETVLNVGLAKPVTEKFVTISGAVPEVLTLRVPLGTSLRDVLSAAGAPVSGMGYVVNGAMMGTVAEDLDEPVTKTTSGILVLPLDHSVLARKKRTPLQVHKIAATCDQCMRCSDLCPRDLLGHFVKPHKAMISIGFAPDQAVAWQETALYCCECALCSLYACPEDLDPFRVMVESKRALLARGVRPSKEEVAPSPLFEYRRTPTRLLMRRLDLLRFEAPHRFDARPIPARILRLPLKQHAGAPSAPTVQSGDRVQAGQVVAEIPDRALGARIFAPKSGRVLVDESAVTVEVS